A segment of the Corynebacterium liangguodongii genome:
GACCCTGCGCGTGGTCAGCGGCACGAACGGCAGGCGCACCCCGGCGTGGATGGTCATGTAGTCCACGCCCTGCTCGCATTGCTCGATGACGGTGTCGCGGAAGATCTCCCAGGTCAGCTCCTCTGCGATGCCGCCGACCTTTTCCAGCGCCTGGTAGATGGGCACGGTGCCGATCGGGACGGGGGAGTTGCGGATGATCCACTCGCGGGTGGTGTGGATGTCGTTGCCTGTGGAGAGATCCATCACGGTATCCGCTCCCCAGCGCGTCGCCCAGCGCAGTTTGTCCACTTCTTCGCGTATCGACGACGTCACGGCCGAGTTGCCGATGTTGGCATTGATCTTGGTCACAAAGGCGTTGCCGATAATCATCGGCTCGCTCTCCGGGTGGTTGACGTTGTTCGGGATGATCGCGCGGCCCGCGGCGACCTCCGAGCGCACCTTTTCCACGTCGCAGTGCTCGCGTAGGGCGACGAACTCCATCTCCCGGGTGATCTCGCCGCGCCGGGCGTAGTGCATCTGGGTGACGCGCTTGCCTTCCCGGGCGCGCAGCGGGGCGCGCCGGGCGCCGCGCCACTCCTCGGAGGCGGCGCCGCGCTTGGCGGCGCGGGTGCCGTCGTCAAGCAGGTTGCGCTCGCGCCCGGCGTATTCCTCGACGTCGCCGCGCGCGGCGATCCATTCGGTGCGCAGCCCCGGCAGGCCCACCTCGGGCTCGGCCCAGGGGCCGCGGGTGCGGTAGATGCGGAAGGGTTCGTTGGGGCCGGTGGGGGAGTCGTCGAGCTCGATGGCGGTCTCTGGGACTTCCAGCCCGCCCGAGCGGATCGGGGCGTAGCTGTGCTTCGGGTGGATTTCGTGCGCGTATGCGTCTGCCATGTGAGGCTCCTTAACTTCCTTCGCTGGTGCTAACCAGGCAGGTTCGAACGGTGCCCGCGCGGCGTCTTCGGCGCGGTCTCAGCCCCTAACCCGTGGGGCGCCCGTGTGAGGTCGTGCGCTCCAACCTAGTCGGCCGGGCGCGAGAATGCTATATTCCTGTTGCAGAAGTTACTTGAGAGAAAGTTTGGCCCCCATGGTTCGTCGCCTCCTCGCCCCGCTCATCGCCGCCCTCGTCATCGCCGCGGGCGCCCCGCTCGCCCACGCGCAGGAGGACCCGAACTACGTGTGGCGCACCGACCCGATCTCGAAGGCGCTCGCCGGCAAGCCGTTCGCGGACGCCGTGCTCCACCGGGTTCCGGGCTCGCTTCACGACGCCCCCCGGACCGCGCCGGAGGCAGCCGAGGCCGCCGCCCGCGGCAAGGCCCTCATCGGCCCCGGCACCCCGATCTACGTCGGGAGCAACGCCATGTGCACCGTCGCCGTCGCCGGCATCGACGCGCGCGGCCGGATGGTCGCCCTCACCGCGGGCCACTGCGGGGAGGTCGGGCAGGTGGTCACCTCCGCCGACGCCGTGGGGCTAGGGCCCGCCGGGCTCGTCGCCGCGGTGGACCACGGCCTCGACTACGCCGTTATCGAGCTCTGGCCGGTCGCCGAGGTCACCCGCACCTACAACGGGGTGAGCATCAACCACGTCGGCGCGCCCACGCTCGCGCCCGGCCAAATCGTGTGCAAAAGCGGCTACGCCTCGGCGCAGACCTGCGGGTTTACCTGGTTCGAGGACGGCCGCATGAACCTCAACCAGGTCTGCGCCATGCAGGGGGATTCGGGCGCGCCGCTCTACTCCGGCGACAGGTTGGTCGGCATCATCAACGGCGGGATTGTCAACCTGCCGTGCAACTCCCCGCTGCAGGGCCCGATCTTCTCGCCGACGGCCTCGGCGCGCTTCGACACCATCGCCGCAGCGATGGACGCAGCCGGAGGCCCGGGCGCGGGCTTCAGGCTCCCCTAAGGGCCTGCAGGACGGCGTCGTGGAGGAGGCCGTTGGAGGCCACCGCGTCCCCGCCGTGCGGGCCGTCCACGCCCTCGAGGGAGGTAAACCTACCTCCCGCCTCTGTGACCAGCACAGATAGGGCTGCGAGGTCCCAGAGCGAGACCTCGGGCTCGGCGGCGACGTCGACCGCGCCCTCGGCGACGAAGCAGTAGCTCAAGAAATCGCCGTAGCCGCGCAGGCGCCAGGCGCGATCTGTCAGCGACACAAAGTTCTCGCGCAGGCCGCGCTCATGCCACCCGCTGAGGGAGGAAAAAGACACCGAGGCATCCTCGATATCGCCCACGCGCGAGACGCCCAGCCGGGTGAGCGCCCCTGCGTTGAACGTGCGCCAGGCCCCT
Coding sequences within it:
- a CDS encoding S1 family peptidase — its product is MVRRLLAPLIAALVIAAGAPLAHAQEDPNYVWRTDPISKALAGKPFADAVLHRVPGSLHDAPRTAPEAAEAAARGKALIGPGTPIYVGSNAMCTVAVAGIDARGRMVALTAGHCGEVGQVVTSADAVGLGPAGLVAAVDHGLDYAVIELWPVAEVTRTYNGVSINHVGAPTLAPGQIVCKSGYASAQTCGFTWFEDGRMNLNQVCAMQGDSGAPLYSGDRLVGIINGGIVNLPCNSPLQGPIFSPTASARFDTIAAAMDAAGGPGAGFRLP
- the thiC gene encoding phosphomethylpyrimidine synthase ThiC, which gives rise to MADAYAHEIHPKHSYAPIRSGGLEVPETAIELDDSPTGPNEPFRIYRTRGPWAEPEVGLPGLRTEWIAARGDVEEYAGRERNLLDDGTRAAKRGAASEEWRGARRAPLRAREGKRVTQMHYARRGEITREMEFVALREHCDVEKVRSEVAAGRAIIPNNVNHPESEPMIIGNAFVTKINANIGNSAVTSSIREEVDKLRWATRWGADTVMDLSTGNDIHTTREWIIRNSPVPIGTVPIYQALEKVGGIAEELTWEIFRDTVIEQCEQGVDYMTIHAGVRLPFVPLTTRRVTGIVSRGGSIMAGWCLAHHKESFLYDNFDELCEIFAAYDVAFSLGDGLRPGSVADANDPAQFAELKTIGELCHRAWEHDVQVMIEGPGHVPLNMIQVNNDKEQQWCGGAPFYTLGPLVTDIAPGYDHITSAIGAANIAAGGTAMLCYVTPKEHLGLPNKDDVKTGVITYKIAAHAADVAKGHPGARAWDDAMSKARFEFRWEDQFALSLDPETARAYHDETLPAEPAKTAHFCSMCGPKFCSMRISQDIRDEFGDSIASLGMPSIEAALGEQHMAEVFREHGSQVYLPE
- the hisN gene encoding histidinol-phosphatase — encoded protein: MPNYADDLALALKLADAADAITLERFEAADLTVESKPDFTPVSDADLAVEEALRAELAQARPADKVLGEEFGGEVAFEGRQWVIDPIDGTKNFVRGVPVWATLISLLVDATPVVGVVSAPALARRWYASEGAGAWRTFNAGALTRLGVSRVGDIEDASVSFSSLSGWHERGLRENFVSLTDRAWRLRGYGDFLSYCFVAEGAVDVAAEPEVSLWDLAALSVLVTEAGGRFTSLEGVDGPHGGDAVASNGLLHDAVLQALRGA